TTAGAATTATGGAAAAGGTGCTTTATAAATACAATCCACAACAGATGACCAAAGAGGAGCTTTTTGAAACCTTTGTTGGCAGAAATGCCCTCTTTGAAAGCCTTATCGCCAGATTAGAAAAGGAAAGGAATAAGCCCCATCATCAGCATATCCTTCTGAAGGCTCCACGAGGTATGGGTAAAACCCACCTTTTATCAATGGTCTATTTTAAAGTCAAGGATTGCCCGGAGATTTCTTCCTTCTGGATTCCTGTCCAATTTGCTGAAGAAGAATTTGGGATTACCGATTTGAAAACATTCTTTGCGAGAATATTAGAGGAGGTTTCTCGGGAAGATAGTAGCCTGGCAAAGGATTTTCCAAAGGATGATTATACCACATCTTATGCCTTCCTTATAGACTATTTGAAAAGAAAAAACAAAAATGTGCTGATTCTGGTTGATAATTTTAACCTTATCCTCTCAAGGTTTAAACCAATAGAAGTCCGCAGGCTTCGGGATATCCTGATGAATGACCCATATCTGCTTATCTATGGCGGCGCAATTAGCCTATTTAAAGAAATCAGAGACGAGAAAGAGCCTTTTTATAGATTCTTTAAGATAGAGGAAATCACCGAGCTTAAAGAGGATGAATTTGAAAGGCTTCTCTATTTAAGATTCAGGCTTGATGGGAAGGATGATGTATTAAATAAATTCCCATCCTCACTACTTTCTTCCCGTCTAAAGGCATTATACCAGCTTACTGGTGGCAATCCAAGATTATTGCTTATCCTCTATCAATTCCTTATCCCTGGTGAATTAAAGGATATTATCGCTTACCTGAAATCTATCCTTGATGAACAATCCCAATACTTCTTAGAGAAGATTCATAGACTCTCTTCCCAACAACAGGTCATCATCGATGCTATTGCCAAAGCCCCTCTTATTTTAAGCCCAAAAGAGATTAGCCAGAAGACAAACCTTCCGATAAACACGATTACCGCTCAAATTTCTCGCTTAATGGATGATGGCTATTTAACCCCAATTAAATTTACCCAGGCAAAGAATCTTACCGGATATGAATTGAGCGAGCAGATATTTCGGGTCTGGTATCAGATGCGCACTGGTGGAAGGTCCGAACAAAGGATTCAGTTTCTGATTATCTTCCTGCAAATATGGTTTTCCAAAGAGGAATTAAAGACAGAGATTATCCGCACAGAAAGGATGGCTTCTCTACTGGAGAGGGAAGAAAAGATAACCTATCTAAAGGAGGCATTAGAAGGATTAACCAGAATAGAAGAAAAATATGCAGAAAAGATAGATGAGGTCTGGATAAAGATAGAGGCAGGGGAATTTACCAAAGCCCTTGAGATACTTGATGAAATTATGCAAGATGTAAGGGTTTCTTTAGAGACTACCTCCCGGATATGGTTTGCCAAAGGATATATATTTGTTGAGATGAAAGACTACACCCGGGCAATCTCATGCTACCAGGAGGCAATCAAGATAAAGCCGGATTATGATGCCTGGTATAATATGGGCATTGCTTACCGTAAGATGAAAGACTACACCAGGGCAATCTCTGCCTACAAAGAGGCAATTATTTTCGGTTTAGCAAGGTTTAAGGAAGAGGATATAGAGGAATTTGGTCGAGACTTCACCAATATGTTTAAGGGAATTCTAAAGGCAAAGAGATACGAAGATGCCTATCGTCTATTTCAGCTATGCAAGGAGAAGGCATCCCCAAGCCTGATTGATGTGCTTTATCCGATGGGAAAAGCGATTGAGTATCTTTATACCAGGAAAAGCGAGTTAATTGAGCGAGAGCCAATGGAATTCCGCAAGACCATTGAGGGGATTTTAAGAGAGGTGTAACTATTCAGCCACGGATTAA
Above is a genomic segment from bacterium containing:
- a CDS encoding tetratricopeptide repeat protein — translated: MEKVLYKYNPQQMTKEELFETFVGRNALFESLIARLEKERNKPHHQHILLKAPRGMGKTHLLSMVYFKVKDCPEISSFWIPVQFAEEEFGITDLKTFFARILEEVSREDSSLAKDFPKDDYTTSYAFLIDYLKRKNKNVLILVDNFNLILSRFKPIEVRRLRDILMNDPYLLIYGGAISLFKEIRDEKEPFYRFFKIEEITELKEDEFERLLYLRFRLDGKDDVLNKFPSSLLSSRLKALYQLTGGNPRLLLILYQFLIPGELKDIIAYLKSILDEQSQYFLEKIHRLSSQQQVIIDAIAKAPLILSPKEISQKTNLPINTITAQISRLMDDGYLTPIKFTQAKNLTGYELSEQIFRVWYQMRTGGRSEQRIQFLIIFLQIWFSKEELKTEIIRTERMASLLEREEKITYLKEALEGLTRIEEKYAEKIDEVWIKIEAGEFTKALEILDEIMQDVRVSLETTSRIWFAKGYIFVEMKDYTRAISCYQEAIKIKPDYDAWYNMGIAYRKMKDYTRAISAYKEAIIFGLARFKEEDIEEFGRDFTNMFKGILKAKRYEDAYRLFQLCKEKASPSLIDVLYPMGKAIEYLYTRKSELIEREPMEFRKTIEGILREV